A section of the Osmia lignaria lignaria isolate PbOS001 chromosome 16, iyOsmLign1, whole genome shotgun sequence genome encodes:
- the LOC143306155 gene encoding uncharacterized protein LOC143306155 gives MGQLPLDRTAPQRPFLVTGVDYAGPIMLRTSPGREHKSYKGYISLFVCLTTRTIHLEIVSDLTSASFLAAFRRFVGRRGRCASMYSDNTTVFHGAERELTRMFTSASVFYKETAAVLAKDGTTWHFIPPYAPHFGGLWEAGVKSVKHHLRRVIGNSKLTFEEMSTLLCQIEACLNSRPLYALSEDPSDLSALTPGHFLIGEPTCITPEPDPPLTTSSSLTRWRQINTMRSQFWNRWRSEYLQHLQQLSKWRHQKENLKVGALVLLRDDLQPPAKWLMGRVTALHPGPDGRVRVVALKTASGTTTRPIVKICPLPVDQNDAS, from the coding sequence ATGGGTCAATTGCCCTTGGACCGCACTGCGCCTCAACGACCCTTCCTCGTCACCGGTGTGGACTACGCAGGGCCCATTATGCTTCGCACATCACCAGGACGCGAGCATAAATCATACAAGGGATACATATCTCTCTTTGTCTGTCTTACCACGCGGACCATCCACCTGGAGATCGTCTCCGATTTAACCTCTGCCTCCTTCTTAGCGGCCTTCCGAAGATTCGTTGGACGGCGAGGGCGTTGCGCCTCCATGTACAGCGACAACACAACGGTCTTCCACGGGGCTGAACGGGAGCTCACTCGTATGTTTACAAGCGCCTCCGTCTTCTACAAGGAGACTGCAGCAGTTCTGGCGAAAGACGGGACTACTTGGCACTTCATCCCGCCGTATGCCCCGCACTTCGGCGGACTGTGGGAAGCCGGAGTTAAATCCGTGAAGCATCATTTACGCAGGGTCATTGGAAACTCGAAACTCACCTTCGAGGAAATGTCCACGCTGCTTTGCCAAATTGAGGCGTGCCTAAACTCGAGGCCTCTTTATGCACTTTCCGAGGATCCCTCGGACCTCTCAGCACTTACACCGGGGCACTTCTTGATCGGGGAACCGACCTGCATCACTCCGGAACCCGATCCACCACTCACTACTTCTTCCTCACTTACGCGTTGGCGACAAATTAATACCATGCGCTCTCAGTTTTGGAACAGGTGGAGATCTGAGTATTTGCAGCACCTCCAGCAGTTATCCAAGTGGAGACACCAAAAGGAGAACCTGAAGGTCGGCGCACTCGTGCTTCTTCGCGACGACCTGCAGCCGCCGGCAAAATGGCTAATGGGCCGCGTCACAGCCCTACACCCCGGACCAGACGGACGCGTTCGGGTGGTGGCCTTAAAAACAGCCAGCGGCACTACAACACGACCGATTGTGAAAATCTGCCCGCTGCCGGTGGACCAGAACGACGCTTCTTGA
- the LOC143306156 gene encoding uncharacterized protein LOC143306156, with amino-acid sequence MGSASGDNPPPRATVRSFHCHTESTNQLLQRFWELEEVRDPAPLSAEEERCERHFQDTDRQDLTGRYCVRLPFNREPASTLKPSRSTAFKLLLSCERRLASNDFLGQRYADFMAEYSSLNHMQAVPEAEAQRPAYYLPHHAVVKRHDPSAKLRVVFNASCRTASGYSLNDCLSAGPKLQADLWMILTRWRLFRVVFTTDIIKMFRQIQVHPADTDWQRILWRPHPGAAIQDYRLTTVTYGTACAPFLALRVLTQLAADEGHRFPLGAEAILRHSYVDDILAGADDLGKALELKRQVIAIFEAAGFRLSKWASNLPDLQEHPSSDPRLFQEPTGVSTLGVKWNPTDDTFSVKVAGPVDRTKKVTKRSILSEVASLFDPLGWTAPVLIFAKILMQDLWILGVDWDQELPTRIRDSWCTFRSSLTQLDVLSVPRWVSYSAGCKDGVELHGFCDASQRAYAAAVYLRVKTQGRTSIGLLVAKSKVAPVKTVSIPRLELCGALLLAKLLVQVKDGLNLPVSVTAWTDSTVSLHWIRGHASLWKPFVAHHVSSVQSLIPAENWKHIGSTSNPADLATRGISPPELLNSQLWWQGPSWLKDDPESWPAGCLGEDGPANEERRKVLVCLHINQTFDEFLSRFSSLTRLLQVLAQCFRFAHLARKQPAESGFIGASERASVLRAALRLSRLFTLRRNSNNLQGDVRWRGVLLLPH; translated from the coding sequence ATGGGGTCGGCCTCGGGGGACAACCCCCCGCCTAGAGCAACCGTTCGCAGTTTTCACTGTCATACGGAATCGACAAATCAACTACTGCAGCGATTCTGGGAACTGGAAGAGGTACGAGATCCAGCCCCCCTGTCGGCAGAAGAGGAGCGCTGTGAGAGACATTTCCAGGACACAGATCGACAGGACTTAACCGGACGATATTGCGTACGCCTACCTTTCAACAGGGAACCTGCTTCAACGCTAAAGCCATCCAGGTCAACGGCTTTCAAGCTCCTGCTGAGCTGCGAACGTCGATTGGCGTCGAACGACTTCCTGGGTCAGAGGTACGCTGATTTCATGGCAGAATATTCTTCTTTGAACCACATGCAGGCCGTCCCCGAGGCGGAGGCCCAAAGGCCAGCGTATTATCTGCCCCATCACGCCGTGGTCAAACGACACGACCCCTCGGCCAAGTTGCGGGTAGTTTTCAACGCGTCGTGTCGAACTGCATCGGGCTATTCTCTGAACGATTGCCTCTCTGCCGGGCCTAAACTGCAGGCCGACTTATGGATGATTTTGACTCGATGGAGGCTCTTCCGCGTAGTTTTTACCACGGATATAATCAAGATGTTCCGGCAGATTCAGGTTCATCCAGCGGATACGGACTGGCAGAGGATTCTTTGGCGTCCCCACCCTGGCGCCGCGATCCAGGACTATCGACTTACCACAGTTACTTACGGAACGGCCTGTGCACCGTTCTTAGCGTTGCGGGTACTCACTCAACTTGCGGCGGATGAAGGGCATCGCTTCCCCTTAGGAGCCGAGGCGATCCTACGACACAGCTACGTCGATGACATTCTGGCCGGCGCGGACGATTTGGGCAAGGCGCTGGAATTGAAACGCCAAGTCATCGCTATTTTTGAAGCCGCTGGCTTCAGGCTAAGCAAATGGGCTTCCAACTTACCCGACCTCCAGGAGCACCCCTCTTCGGATCCCCGTCTGTTTCAGGAACCGACTGGGGTCAGTACACTAGGGGTCAAGTGGAACCCAACCGACGATACCTTCTCTGTAAAAGTCGCCGGCCCAGTGGACCGTACGAAGAAGGTCACAAAGCGGTCGATACTGTCAGAGGTGGCCAGCCTCTTCGACCCCTTGGGTTGGACGGCTCCGGTtctaatatttgcaaaaatactgATGCAAGATCTTTGGATCCTGGGCGTCGATTGGGACCAGGAACTTCCGACCAGGATCCGAGACTCGTGGTGCACCTTCAGGAGCTCGCTGACTCAACTGGACGTCCTCTCAGTCCCCCGCTGGGTCTCATATTCTGCGGGCTGCAAAGACGGAGTGGAGCTACACGGCTTCTGCGACGCCTCGCAAAGGGCCTACGCCGCCGCGGTCTATCTGCGGGTCAAAACTCAAGGACGGACCTCCATCGGACTGCTGGTGGCCAAGAGCAAAGTAGCCCCGGTGAAGACTGTAAGCATCCCCAGGCTGGAGTTATGCGGCGCCCTACTTCTCGCCAAGCTGCTCGTCCAGGTAAAAGATGGCCTTAACTTACCGGTCTCGGTGACCGCCTGGACCGACTCCACTGTCTCGCTCCACTGGATACGCGGGCATGCGTCTCTTTGGAAGCCATTTGTGGCCCACCATGTATCCAGTGTCCAGTCCCTCATCCCTGCGGAAAACTGGAAGCACATCGGTTCCACAAGCAATCCAGCCGACTTGGCAACGCGGGGTATCTCTCCCCCTGAATTGCTGAACTCTCAGTTGTGGTGGCAAGGACCCTCATGGCTGAAGGACGACCCGGAATCCTGGCCTGCTGGGTGCCTTGGAGAAGACGGACCCGCGAACGAAGAGAGGCGGAAGGTCTTGGTCTGCCTACACATAAATCAAACCTTCGATGAGTTCCTCTCCCGCTTCTCCTCACTAACGCGTCTCCTGCAAGTCCTAGCGCAGTGTTTCAGGTTCGCTCACCTTGCCAGGAAACAGCCCGCCGAATCGGGGTTCATCGGAGCCTCAGAACGCGCCTCGGTCCTTCGAGCAGCTCTGCGGTTATCCCGGTTATTCACCTTGCGGAGGAACTCGAACAACTTACAGGGGGACGTGCGCTGGCGAGGAGTTCTGCTCTTGCCTCATTGA